Proteins from one Choloepus didactylus isolate mChoDid1 chromosome 4, mChoDid1.pri, whole genome shotgun sequence genomic window:
- the LOC119533425 gene encoding olfactory receptor 4K2-like has product MDKGNQSVVSEFVLLGLCHSWNMQVLLLMIFLMLYLTIMLGNTVIVILVIIDLHLHSPMYFLLANLSLVDMLLSSIITPKTITDFLREMKTISFGGCMCQILFVHLCGGSEMVLLVVMAYDRYLAICKPLHYSTSISLQKCIGLVVASWTIGFVHAMSQMVMIIQLPFCGPREINSFFCDVPLVIKLACMDSYTLGILMNADTGVITMTCFILLLISYMCILLTVSQSSKTGASKALSTCTAHIMVVVLFFGPCIFIYVWPLSITWMDKFLAMFFSVLTPILNPSIYTLRNKEIKWAMKRFRSYHIDFKGNF; this is encoded by the coding sequence atggataaaggaaATCAATCTGTTGTGTCAGAATTTGTGCTTCTGGGACTCTGCCACTCATGGAATATGCAGGTTTTACTCTTAATGATATTTTTGATGCTTTACCTGACCATCATGCTTGGAAATACTGTTATTGTGATCTTAGTCATCATTGACCTCCATCTCCattcccccatgtacttcttgTTGGCCAATCTGTCCCTTGTTGACATGTTGCTTTCCTCAATTATCACACCTAAGACAATCACAGACTTTCTCAGGGAGATGAAAACCATTTCCTTTGGAGGCTGCATGTGCCAGATCCTCTTTGTCCATCTTTGCGGAGGGAGTGAGATGGTGCTACTAGTGgtaatggcctatgaccgctatttAGCCATCTGCAAGCCACTACACTATTCCACCAGTATAAGCCTGCAGAAATGCATTGGGTTGGTGGTGGCTTCCTGGACCATTGGCTTTGTGCATGCCATGAGTCAAATGGTCATGATTATACAGCTGCCTTTCTGTGGTCCCAGGGAAATAAACAGCTTCTTCTGTGATGTGCCACTGGTTATCAAGCTTGCATGCATGGATTCTTATACTTTGGGAATATTAATGAATGCAGACACTGGGGTCATCACCATGACCTGCTTTATCCTGTTGCTGATATCCTACATGTGTATTCTCTTGACTGTCAGCCAAAGCTCTAAAACTGGTGCATCGAAGGCACTCTCCACTTGCACTGCCCATATCATGGTGGTGGTACTCTTCTTTGGGCCCTGCATCTTCATCTATGTGTGGCCACTCAGCATTACTTGGATGGACAAATTTCTTGCCATGTTTTTCTCTGTTCTCACACCTATTTTAAATCCATCCATTTATACCctaagaaataaagagataaaatggGCTATGAAGAGATTCCGAAGCTACCACATAGATTtcaagggaaatttttaa